One Bradysia coprophila strain Holo2 unplaced genomic scaffold, BU_Bcop_v1 contig_476, whole genome shotgun sequence genomic region harbors:
- the LOC119082715 gene encoding lysosomal-trafficking regulator isoform X1 — MEGDTCCDLIKFWTKFNAVEDSSSKEKWLELFLFAFNQLSESTNYDHLHKHCSISSSAASKLTSYMLQAVYDIICASLKEVTDDLDVPKKNGDDKRDITTIVALREFIIHGIGGRILEAFQSLDTKKIICARELTSLLVNLFPTHPWTLSHPEYKTKCVVDNLWMLRNVLESIENLKLPKRPTEKRGSNDSIFTENSSRIQYSLSASEDELFNGIAVWNDPELYHSPEFLEWQSTNYSCDYIASIIFNLLMKLTVEESILSVDKKSVCVQSLNFSVECYCTIAKNDAFQCENREPLRSKALTLLLMCMKNIMVNAKRFEDHIKVLSLFEKLYGSIGLSDGDCMSAIQSEHETGFIYFTCLILHKMRKHPSMIGVNMFNVLATRIDCILNIVKVYFGTGMPGNCGNLSKLINVLCKTIFDIRNHDLPASEKVKKKSNKKRKKGKKSACFHHHDSTSQFGCVSESLLLQIMQYASTANLVTTFQFFQRNNICCCNANLSTFALIVDNARSKSIQKSALSFLKNNFLKIFYCNTECAMCEVQKRKTNFECNLIALYKQWFHELRPSFELTTFMNHIAKISKYLTFDVSSQFIVEIVLPPFRIEKGRYIEATKTAVGQEIIESCLNTFLCFLKDVRLIKGFFNTENVQHMEDLLFFPEFVSLTCCLLKIGIENLSFLGEDASEQAILSGKLRSMQSTAIISVSNRLILVFDEIERDRSIGLKVTDSDVQKTLDTYTNQSIIVSPLKDLLHLAVVYWNLILQLLRTNEQIKNVIHETIVIDPGDLQNIVFNSFSCYLHSKQLSGGSVLNDRLIEDIEEWLLANDGYDAAVSDNDAVIVNDSLDSLIPSDVRMGILDIQYDIEYTNLVDSFYTTGATINNRSHTEFANEDSFMDSLIVNECNSVDDVKATVEAEHIIVTGVKKITNFLTNNVFDHFFVNGNTSEVSSDDDVKQVNGEADSSNYVKDYDTVEVTLLFLQLFEITAGVMILSNLERSSSAIRELKYLLIEYCNTTTASQPENGTKLIGALLALLKVAEMKYQCCFTANCHHSLPPSERALQNLVNTNENSEAYCCSSKNRANEEDVYSSDIEGSDDESTSSDIYTTADEGYDVRLELYFQNAGSLTQYLLQGDAEVIQDTDPETSNRNYKSSRYGSHTVHDGLCRVVIDILIDLSKRCLQEPLFWPKHLIQIASRLGTIRESIGGSLYLIRGFSKILASNDSRLRELQKSILELITEINTAETLSAYLNILSGDNAPVDLLLPRLVYLGKAAYQVQPTCAFQFPSINDESIKSSCEPLILKDIKQIHDYHEVHKQTTAFTKASYVIPLNCLNFSPWNSDGFTVTTWINMAPRYGKHKVRSNSSSDEEDPFREIVEEKSKLEKLHLLSVGSNKLLFTVYVSPTDSSTVFLQLSKPSAQYAERKIPKLTRSSTEVMPDPVPPRKKSPCPCTSQQRRRKSSRAISPIQDELESKPSQSAQREYVKNGNGKQGDETLGLNVLSSTYHAVKSTHIAIRNSLSQFNLFSSTSPEEYFTSQLPLEVKGLKLAHNQWKHLSFSVLFTGSEMKVRIMVDGSFQRDLSIPCSHQVKNDKFQVLCVGSKLTSPKLVEYINNDTTKPKQPEVVYSLSNVHLFRTCILEADVLGSLVALGADYMSLTQCQIGNVLPNFGFLSSMTSLSGNVDFTRAMTILKDNLTVVFDSMDANIVSGFTNRASNSLSGGETMGMITFGSGANCLQIPSFQTATLLCGGMATLLFLFAKVVELSDSEFIQSSALTFLLKIAHSNPHLYTEFIRKDYTSLIGPVIHSTGCIKGINLLNSILETACDKPVLTKRSDGFHVVATANANIVHPNLLMSIIHRYSDWHVPKSHDSTILATLLETFQALVREKHPRQAQNIHCLSKAGLIPALLNFCKVHLICVTEPAYLSRQAADSIVNLMSIFAGSPPNPSLLDDIIKVLLLLHRPSESFITHDRSKFYFLVSSMVMVKQKRISLPMSTRKLSINIRRERKNTVPMRKSPTKAPTMRSVSMDHSLDRSGSSINQSVDRLPSTNSDARECTRRENEATVENGTAKENEAPVENGTHLNNSGYPTADGLDAIVSYSAADRRMKKLLKPGQPPALLLNSQFKKRSFIKKNKMGKRSPSSLSSRTTTDSETEKDARGKGTVAESGVEDDMQLVKDYEVIAIEDVRNLEEKTNFKFQRQDLPFENTQYGITQLQNGLFNLLKDFILILPDASIQEVLSHYVTVDIILIMANHQDPGVRSSIVKLLSNICNRLDESVHNNCTKSYHWHHLANQISLHKADVNLVTNIVQWVTSRGLTLSLDQLVADNSARIEEKCGLYSLIAILPQCIHDLNLTQNVFTFMDKLYAHEAPNMRRFMIDIGILPSVIKAVTKFFSAWGTTNPRVLGSIESLMGTISYKSLASNGNISVVWDLLNGLSFMEESETPTVQRCLRSTQAVILSKLLESFFPTDRLPTSGKFKFNASDVNLTECLLSLSEKKIRFELLVNRALQFITHMDSSYIQTDEEIRLIESMVILSVSGCPHGNNIIGWGLCPSRPLPLKIFIIRKLWQHSRSNVLPTLACDGKVVKTMAHKFMQTDGPILSADDLEILTNVCNAMGISAATASNLSQMLEKMEFARNSSIKDQAPSIERTVFKFETIVQHCIDSAMKITRDVVEIQNMERRVLMNAMRRCDESGLSREWNKIIERMTHEGAPWWNEEKYPTSFEMDQTEGPCRARIRLKRCHLNIGRKFLVSDDKPASGQDNRNAPLSYLGKCLVQRPHYSLSDQVIYTFPCKHLPVDSEVDGEMVVTESHVIFLANELDKAPIIIDVSQVAEIWLRRYQHQEIGMEFFLETNISKFFIFAHTNDRDIIKNYFADKVVQCPGASKLAIVTQQWKERQLTNWEYLIALNQISGRTFQDLMQYPVFPWILADYRSATLDLTSQKSFRNLGKPIAVQHPENEAHYISNYNYLEQARMASSATGLNQFLPYHYSSHYSNSGVVLHFMVRVPPFTHFFLHYQDNNFDLPDRTFHSVDTTWRLASKESPTDVKELIPEFFCFPEMFENFERLNFGVRQSGEPVYDVILPPWANQSSRLFVLIHRQALECENVRQNLHRWVDLVFGYKQMGQDAVDAINVFHPATYISFSMSGVSDPVEKTALETMVRTYGQMPRQLLTTPHPSSSLLKSPRPSIRLHNFPVKGLSWGTFTGSPELSEPEMVRFYEQYDLEFSSLVSLVDTNVLYGLADRCNIMQGNESDTINLISWNGGDGIIGIRPLCDESSATKPLIRECNYDRVSCCGTDPQSNQLWLGHKSGRISVYQCLSSSHSKLNKSRLLNSSISRLSYNSVFQKMSSKGGKTESIVDADSVCHLLLHSIEIANLPELQNESANKWKEVVVLIKHTNEVTQITISNQFKVVVSVAKDGLAAIWDLNNLQFIRSIAPPSICKAPIYLTAVSPTLGDIITIHIIDTNAPNASDDDPDATNECLEATETIADDFVTVPTEMNGKSLMRLHTINAKYITHISITEPIKCVSYSFIKEGTGINAIATGFDGGIVRLWSSWDLTLIKEINVGQGNVLSLCYSTYQHLVVLTSQNIIQVWESHGLPGNMPKLPQLFFHKRN; from the exons AAAATCATATGCGCCCGAGAATTGACAAGTCTATTGGTGAACCTATTCCCAACACATCCGTGGACATTGTCCCATCCCGAATACAAGACAAAATGCGTGGTCGACAATTTATGGATGCTCCGAAATGTGCTcgaatcaattgaaaatttgaaattgccGAAACGTCCGACTGAAAAACG AGGAAGCAATGACAGCATCTTCACTGAAAATTCATCAAGAATTCAATACAGCTTGTCAGCATCGGAAGATGAATTGTTTAACGGCATCGCCGTGTGGAACGACCCAGAACTGTACCATTCGCCGGAGTTCTTGGAATGGCAGTCAACCAACTATTCGTGTGATTACATTGCGtcgataattttcaatttgttaatGAAACTCACGGTCGAAGAGAGCATACTGAGTGTCGACAAAAAGAGTGTCTGTGTGCAAAGTCTAAATTTTTCGGTTGAGTGTTACTGTACGATTGCTAAAAACGACGCGTTCCAATGTGAAAACCGCGAACCATTGCGATCCAAGGCCTTGACGCTGTTGCTGATGTGCATGAAAAATATCATGGTGAACGCTAAACGGTTTGAAGATCATATCAAGGTGCTGTCGCTATTCGAAAAGCTATACGGAAGCATCGGATTGAGTGATGGTGACTGCATGAGCGCTATTCAATCGGAACATGAGACCGGATTCATATACTTTACATGCCTGATACTGCACAAGATGCGTAAGCATCCCAGCATGATCGGCGTCAATATGTTTAATGTGCTAGCCACGCGAATCGATTGCATTTTGAATATTGTGAAAGTGTACTTCGGGACCGGAATGCCGGGCAATTGTGGGAATCTGTCCAAGTTGATAAATGTTTTGTGTAAGACAATTTTCGACATACGCAACCATGACCTGCCTGCCTcggaaaaagtgaaaaagaaaagcaaCAAGAAACGGAAGAAGGGCAAGAAAAGTGCTTGCTTCCATCATCACGACAGCACGTCACAATTCGGTTGTGTGTCGGAGAGTTTACTGCTACAGATCATGCAATACGCTTCAACCGCCAATTTGGTGACCACTTTCCAATTCTTTCAACGTAACAACATATGCTGCTGCAATGCCAACTTGAGCACCTTCGCCCTAATCGTCGACAATGCGAGATCGAAAAGTATTCAAAAGTCGGCGTTGAGCTTcctcaaaaacaatttcctgaaaatattttactgcaACACCGAGTGCGCTATGTGCGAGGTGCAAAAACGCAAAACCAATTTCGAGTGCAATCTCATCGCCCTCTACAAACAATGGTTCCACGAGCTCCGACCGTCTTTCGAACTGACAACGTTCATGAATCACATCGCCAAAATTTCCAAGTACCTCACCTTCGACGTATCGTCCCAATTCATCGTCGAAATCGTGCTACCACCGTTTCGGATCGAAAAAGGGCGCTACATTGAGGCAACGAAAACGGCCGTCGGCCAGGAGATCATCGAATCGTGTCTCAACACATTCCTGTGCTTTCTGAAGGATGTCCGATTGATCAAAGGATTCTTCAACACGGAAAATGTGCAGCACATGGAAGATCTCCTCTTTTTTCCGGAATTTGTCAGTCTGACGTGCTGTCTGCTCAAAATTGGAATCGAGAATTTAAGCTTTCTGGGTGAGGATGCGAGCGAACAGGCGATCTTGTCCGGCAAATTGCGATCGATGCAATCGACCGCAATAATTAGTGTCAGCAATCGATTGATTCTGGTGTTTGATGAAATAGAGCGTGATCGAAGCATTGGCCTCAAAGTCACCGATAGTGATGTGCAAA AAACCTTGGACACATACACCAACCAATCGATTATTGTTTCTCCGCTGAAAGACCTATTGCATTTAGCTGTAGTCTACTGGAATTTGATACTTCAACTATTGCGCACCAATGAACAAATTAAGAATGTCATACATGAAACCATAGTGATAGATCCAGGTGATTTGCAGaatattgttttcaattcGTTCAGTTGTTATCTGCACTCGAAGCAGTTGAGTGGTGGTAGTGTGTTAAACGATCGATTGATTGAAGACATTGAGGAATGGTTGCTTGCAAACGACGGTTATGACGCTGCCGTAAGTGACAATGATGCTGTGATTGTAAACGATTCCCTAGATTCCCTAATTCCGTCCGATGTACGTATGGGAATATTGGACATTCAATACGATATCGAGTATACGAATTTAGTGGACAGTTTTTACACAACTGGCGCGACTATTAACAACCGAAGCCATACAGAGTTTGCGAATGAAGATAGTTTTATGGACAGTTTGATTGTGAACGAATGTAATTCAGTTGACGATGTAAAGGCAACAGTGGAAGCAGAACATATAATTGTGACCGGTGTGAAGAAGATAACAAACTTTTTGACCAACAACGTTTTCGATCATTTCTTTGTGAACGGAAACACTAGCGAAGTGTCGTCAGACGATGATGTAAAACAGGTGAACGGTGAAGCCGATTCGTCGAATTACGTGAAAGACTACGACACAGTGGAGGTTACCTTGTTGTTTCTGCAATTGTTCGAGATAACAGCGGGAGTGATGATACTGTCGAATTTGGAACGATCGAGCAGTG CCATTCGAGAGCTTAAGTATCTCCTCATAGAGTATTGCAACACTACAACCGCATCACAACCAGAGAATGGAACGAAACTCATCGGAGCTCTGCTTGCTCTATTGAAAGTAGCTGAAATGAAGTATCAATGTTGCTTCACCGCAAATTGTCATCATTCGTTGCCGCCATCCGAACGAGCCCTGCAAAATCTTGTCAACACCAACGAAAACAGTGAAGCTTATTGCTGTTCGTCGAAAAATCGTGCAAATGAAGAAGATGTCTATTCGAGTGACATTGAAGGCAGCGATGACGAAAGTACTTCATCGGACATTTATACCACTGCAGATGAAGGATACGACGTCAGATtggaattatattttcaaaatgcaGGTTCCTTAACTCAATACCTTTTGCAGGGTGATGCTGAGGTGATTCAGGACACTGATCCCGAAACTAGCAACCGAAATTATAAATCGTCACGATATGGAAGTCATACTGTCCATGATGGGCTTTGTCGCGTTGTTATTGACATATTAATTGACTTGTCCAAACGATGCCTGCAAGAACCACTTTTCTGGCCTAAACATCTCATACAAATTGCTTCACGCTTAGGTACCATTCGTGAATCGATTGGTGGATCTCTCTATCTCATACGAGGATTTTCGAAGATTTTGGCGTCGAACGATTCTCGTTTACGAGAGTTACAGAAGTCGATTTTGGAACTCATCACCGAAATCAACACTGCCGAAACTCTGTCCGCTTACTTGAATATCCTCTCCGGAGATAATGCGCCAGTTGATTTGCTACTGCCGCGGCTCGTCTATTTGGGAAAAGCTGCCTACCAAGTTCAACCTACATGCGCCTTTCAATTTCCTAGTATCAACG ATGAATCCATCAAATCATCATGTGAGCCATTAATACTGAAGGACATTAAACAAATCCACGACTACCATGAAGTGCATAAGCAGACAACGGCCTTTACCAAGGCATCGTATGTCATACCACTGAATTGTCTCAATTTTTCGCCGTGGAATTCCGATGGATTTACTGTAACTACGTGGATTAATATGGCGCCACGGTATGGCAAGCATAAGGTCAGGTCGAATAGTAGTTCGGACGAAGAAGATCCGTTCCGTGAAAttgttgaagaaaaatcaaaattagaaaag CTGCATCTGCTATCGGTCGGTTCCAACAAATTGCTTTTCACCGTTTACGTGAGCCCAACTGATAGTAGCACCGTGTTTCTTCAACTCAGCAAACCAAGCGCTCAATATGCGGAAAGGAAAATTCCCAAGCTCACCCGCAGCAGTACAGAAGTAATGCCCGATCCAGTACCGCCTCGAAAGAAAAGCCCATGTCCATGCACATCACAACAACGTCGTCGCAAATCGTCCAGAGCCATTTCACCCATACAGGACGAATTGGAATCGAAGCCATCGCAGTCAGCGCAGCGGGAATATGTAAAAAATGGTAACGGTAAACAGGGAGACGAAACTCTTGGACTGAATGTCTTGTCGAGCACATATCATGCCGTAAAAAGCACACACATAGCCATTCGCAACAGCCTCAGCCAGTTCAATCTGTTTTCGTCTACGTCTCCCGAGGAATATTTTACGTCACAACTGCCGCTGGAAGTGAAGGGATTGAAACTGGCGCACAATCAATGGAAACATTTAAGCTTCTCCGTACTGTTTACTGGGTCCGAGATGAAG GTGCGAATAATGGTCGACGGATCGTTTCAACGAGACCTCAGCATTCCGTGTTCACACCAAGTGAAGAACGATAAATTTCAAGTGCTGTGCGTCGGTTCCAAATTAACATCACCCAAGCTGGTAGAGTACATCAATAATGACACGACGAAACCGAAACAGCCGGAGGTGGTGTACTCATTGTCAAATGTACATCTGTTTCGAACGTGTATCCTTGAAGCTGACGTTTTAGGAAGTTTGGTTGCTCTTGGTGCAGATTATATGAGTCTTACACAGTGTCAG ATTGGCAATGTTCTACCGAACTTCGGATTTCTAAGTTCGATGACCAGTTTGTCCGGAAATGTTGATTTTACAAGAGCGATGACAATTCTCAAGGACAATTTGACTGTCGTTTTCGACTCTATGGATGCGAACATCGTGTCTGGCTTTACGAACCGTGCAAGCAATAGCTTAAGTGGTG GAGAGACTATGGGAATGATCACGTTCGGCTCTGGCGCCAATTGCTTGCAGATACCTTCGTTTCAAACTGCGACCTTGTTATGTGGTGGCATGGCcactttgttgtttttgtttgcgaAG gTGGTGGAGCTGTCCGATTCCGAATTCATTCAATCGTCGGCCCTAACATTTCTGCTCAAAATTGCTCATTCAAATCCCCATTTGTACACGGAATTCATTCGAAAAGACTACACCAGCCTGATTGGACCTGTCATCCATTCGACTGGCTGCATCAAGGGAATCAATTTGCTCAATAGTATCCTAGAAACGGCCTGTGATAAACCGGTTTTGACGAAACGATCGGATGGTTTCCATGTGGTGGCAACGGCAAATGCGAACATTGTCCATCCCAACTTACTGATGTCGATAATTCATCGCTACTCCGATTGGCATGTgccgaaaagtcatgactcgACCATATTGGCTACGCTTCTGGAAACGTTCCAAGCACTCGTCCGGGAAAAGCATCCAAGGCAAGCGCAAAATATCCATTGTCTCAGCAAAGCCGGACTGATACCAGCGTTGCTCAATTTTTGCAAAGTTCATTTGATCTGTGTGACGGAACCAGCGTATTTGTCTCGCCAGGCAGCTGACTCGATTGTCAATTTGATGAGTATTTTTGCGGGTTCGCCACCCAATCCATCGTTGCTGGACGATATAATCAAAGTGCTACTGCTGTTGCATCGTCCCAGCGAAAGCTTTATAACGCACGATCGGTCGAAATTTTACTTCTTAGTCTCGTCGATGGTAATGGTGAAGCAAAAGCGGATCAGTCTGCCCATGTCAACGCGAAAATTAAGCATCAACATTCGCCGCGAGAGAAAGAACACAGTTCCGATGCGTAAGAGTCCAACCAAGGCACCAACCATGAGATCTGTGTCGATGGATCATTCGTTGGATCGTTCTGGCAgctcaatcaatcaatcagtTGATAGATTACCGTCCACGAATTCGGACGCCCGGGAATGTACGAGGAGAGAAAATGAAGCGACCGTCGAAAATGGGACAGCGAAAGAGAATGAGGCGCCCGTCGAAAATGGAACTCACCTCAATAATTCTGGATATCCTACCGCAGATGGTCTCGATGCTATTGTCAGTTATTCAGCGGCTGATCGTCGAATGAAAAAGTTATTGAAGCCAGGTCAACCACCGGCGTTGCTGCTCAATTCACAGTTCAAGAAACGGTCGTTCattaaaaagaataaaatggGCAAGAGGTCACCGTCGAGTCTAAGCTCCCGGACAACAACAGACAGCGAGACTGAGAAAGATGCGAGAGGAAAAG GAACTGTTGCGGAAAGCGGCGTTGAAGACGACATGCAACTGGTGAAAGACTACGAAGTCATTGCCATCGAGGATGTTCGTAATTTGGAGGAGAaaacgaatttcaaatttcagcGACAAGATCTGCCCTTCGAGAATACGCAGTACGGCATAACTCAACTGCAGAATggacttttcaatttattaaaggATTTCATACTGATTCTGCCGGACGCATCGATACAGGAG GTTCTGTCCCATTACGTGACCGTCGACATCATTTTGATTATGGCCAATCACCAAGACCCAGGCGTTCGATCGTCCATCGTCAAATTGTTGTCGAATATCTGCAATCGGCTTGACGAATCCGTTCACAACAATTGCACGAAATCGTACCATTGGCATCACCTGGCCAATCAAATCTCTCTGCACAAAGCCGACGTGAATTTGGTCACAAACATTGTTCAATGGGTAACGTCGCGGGGATTGACCTTGTCGCTGGATCAATTG GTTGCTGATAACAGTGCTCGAATCGAAGAGAAATGCGGTCTGTACTCGTTGATCGCTATTCTGCCGCAATGCATTCATGATTTGAATCTAACGCAAAATGTGTTCACATTCATGGACAAATTGTATGCGCACGAAGCGCCCAACATGCGACGGTTTATGATCGACATTGGCATTCTACCGTCGGTGATTAAGGCCGTAACGAAGTTCTTTTCCGCATGGGGCACAACAAATCCACGAGTGCTGGGCAGCATTGAAAGTCTAATGGGAACGATCAGCTACAAGTCGCTCGCATCCAATGGGAACATAAGC GTCGTTTGGGATTTATTGAACGGCCTCTCGTTTATGGAAGAAAGTGAAACCCCAACGGTCCAACGTTGTCTCCGATCCACCCAGGCTGTTATATTAAGCAAACTACTGGAATCGTTTTTTCCAACCGATCGTTTGCCGActtctggaaaattcaaatttaacg CTTCCGATGTCAATCTCACCGAATGCCTTCTGTCACTGAGCGAGAAGAAAATTCGCTTCGAATTGCTCGTAAATCGAGCCCTTCAATTCATCACACACATGGACTCGTCGTACATCCAGACCGACGAGGAGATCCGATTAATTGAATCGATGGTCATTTTATCAGTCAGTGGATGTCCACATGGCAATAACATCATCGGCTGGGGTTTGTGTCCGTCTAGACCGTTGccgttgaaaatattcatcatCCGAAAACTGTGGCAGCACTCGCGGTCCAACGTTTTGCCCACTTTAGCCTGTGATGGCAAGGTTGTCAAAACCATGGCCCATAAGTTTATGCAAACCGACGGACCCATTTTATCGGCAGATGATTTGGAAATCTTGACAAATGTATGCAACGCCATGGGAATATCGGCTGCGACGGCTTCAAATTTGTCGCAAATGTTGGAGAAAATGGAATTCGCACGAAATTCGAGCATCAAAGATCAGGCACCATCAATCGAACGGactgttttcaaatttgagaCGATCGTTCAACACTGCATCGATTCGGCCATGAAAATCACCAGAGACGTGGTCGAGATACAGAACATGGAGCGACGAGTCTTAATGAATGCGATGCGACGGTGTGACGAAAGTGGTCTGAGCAGAGAATGGAACAAAATTATCGAACGGATGACGCACGAAGGCGCGCCGTGGTGGAACGAAGAGAAGTATCCGAC GTCCTTTGAAATGGATCAAACGGAAGGTCCATGCCGAGCGCGCATTCGACTCAAAAGATGCCATTTGAACATTGGCCGCAAATTTCTAGTGTCCGATG ATAAGCCAGCAAGCGGTCAAGATAATCGAAATGCACCGCTGTCGTATTTGGGGAAATGTTTGGTTCAACGGCCTCATTATTCGCTAAGCGATCAAGTCATTTACACGTTTCCATGCAAACATCTGCCGGTTGACAGCGAAGTTGATGGTGAAATGGTGGTCACCGAGAGTCACGTAATTTTCCTGGCCAACGAATTGGACAAGGCTCCGATTATTATCGACGTGTCCCAAGTGGCGGAAATTTGGCTGCGACGCTATCAGCACCAAGAGATTGGAATGGAATTTTTCCTGGAAACGAACATTTcgaaattcttcatttttgcGCACACCAACGACCGTGACATCATAAAGAATTACTTCGCCGACAAGGTGGTCCAATG TCCGGGTGCATCCAAACTGGCCATAGTGACCCAACAGTGGAAAGAACGACAGCTCACGAACTGGGAGTATCTAATCGCTTTGAATCAAATATCCGGCCGCACGTTCCAAGACCTAATGCAATATCCCGTGTTCCCGTGGATTCTGGCCGACTATAGAAGCGCCACACTCGACCTGACCAGTCAGAAATCGTTTCGTAATTTGGGGAAACCGATTGCCGTACAACATCCCGAAAATGAGGCGCATTACATCAGCAATTATAAC TATTTGGAACAGGCTCGAATGGCTTCGTCGGCTACTGGACTGAATCAATTCCTTCCGTACCATTACAGTTCACATTATTCGAATTCGGGAGTGGTTTTGCACTTCATGGTACGCGTGCCTCCGTTCACGCACTTTTTCCTGCATTATCAAG ACAACAATTTCGACTTACCGGATCGTACTTTCCATTCGGTTGATACTACCTGGCGGCTAGCCAGCAAAGAATCGCCAACCGATGTGAAGGAATTGATTCCCGAATTCTTCTGCTTTCCGGAAATGTTTGAGAATTTCGAGCGGCTAAATTTTGGCGTTCGTCAGTCGGGTGAACCGGTGTACGATGTCATTCTACCGCCGTGGGCCAATCAATCGAGCCGTCTGTTCGTGCTCATTCATCGGCAAGCACTGGAATGTGAAAATGTTCGGCAAAATTTGCACAGATGGGTGGATTTGGTGTTCGGCTATAAACAAATGGGTCAGGATGCCGTCGATGCCATTAACGTCTTCCATCCAGCC ACGTACATTAGCTTCTCGATGTCTGGAGTTTCGGATCCGGTCGAAAAAACTGCTCTGGAAACGATGGTTCGAACGTATG GTCAAATGCCACGTCAACTGCTAACGACACCACATCCGTCTTCATCGTTGCTTAAATCGCCGCGCCCATCGATCAGACTACACAATTTCCCAGTGAAGGGACTCAGTTGGGGCACGTTTACCGGTTCGCCTGAACTGTCTGAACCCGAAATGGTCCGGTTCTACGAGCAGTATGACCTTGAATTTTCGAGTTTGGTTTCTCTTGTCGACACGAATGTCTTGTACGGTCTGGCGGACCGCTGTAATATTATGCAGGGTAATGAGTCGGACACAATTAACCTGATTTCGTGGAATGGCGGCGACGGAATTATCGGTATACGACCGCTGTGCGATGAAAGCTCAGCGACGAAGCCGTTAATTCGGGAATGCAATTACGATAGAGTCAGTTGCTGCGGTACAG ATCCTCAGTCCAATCAGTTATGGCTGGGACACAAATCTGGCCGAATTTCTGTGTATCAGTGTCTAAGCAGCTCACATTCCAAATTGAACAAAAGTCGACTGTTAAACTCATCCATCAGCAGATTGTCCTACAATTCTGTGTTTCAGAAAATGTCGTCCAAAGGAGGTAAAACCGAATCAATTGTCGACGCGGATTCCGTGTGTCATTTGCTTTTACATTCGATAGAGATCGCCAATTTGCCGGAGCTACAGAATGAGTCTGCAAACAAATGGAAGGAAGTTGTTGTCCTGATCAAACACACCAACGAAGTGACTCAAATCACCATATCAAATCAATTCAAAGTCGTCGTTTCAGTGGCAAAAGATGGCTTGGCAGCTATTTGGGATCTGAACAA CTTGCAGTTCATTCGCTCCATCGCTCCTCCATCCATTTGCAAAGCACCGATTTATTTGACAGCAGTAAGTCCAACATTGGGCGACATCATAACTATTCACATAATCGACACGAATGCTCCGAACGCTTCCGACGACGATCCAGACGCAACGAATGAGTGTCTGGAAGCCACCGAAACTATCGCCGACGATTTTGTTACCGTTCCGACCGAGATGAATGGAAAATCGTTGATGCGGCTGCACACCATCAACGCCAAATACATCACCCACATATCAATCACCGAACCGATCAAGTGTGTCAGCTATTCGTTCATCAAGGAAGGGACTGGAATCAATGCAATTGCAACCGGTTTCGATGGTGGCATTGTACGGCTGTGGTCCAGTTGGGATCTGACGTTGATTAAGGAAATAAATGTTGGCCAGGGAAATGTGCTGAG TCTATGCTACTCCACCTACCAACATCTGGTCGTTTTGActtcacaaaatattattcaagTATGGGAATCACATGGACTTCCGGGAAATATGCCAAAACTTCCACAACTATTTTTTCATAAGCGCAATTAA